One Lutzomyia longipalpis isolate SR_M1_2022 chromosome 4, ASM2433408v1 DNA segment encodes these proteins:
- the LOC129794845 gene encoding guanine nucleotide-binding protein subunit beta-like protein 1: MAALLPPDPVYSLRCADMGPVHSICFDKCDRICAGTASGRLFLWDLQTNRCLMNFSVATKPVIALHRDNQDGLLSQEKGSLVKLWKLTNCGYEEVQQIETESGNFCRIDCSDERDLVVVPKGDNHMEVHSLRDLSPVLKLLPECEENVGALMCLRIINPNAGHVLGAFESGHFIAWDLRMGRVMSVEKLKESPMALDYDDLTNRGIYAGAADQIGVFAFQKSQMTLQERPEIPLKTPRVSCLRIRPDRKIFISGQCSGRVRVFSWKSLRPLAVLTEHKKTILDVAFSPGPVDLWKAPLMAIAGEDSQITLWDIYN, encoded by the exons ATGGCTGCGCTACTTCCTCCGGATCCCGTGTACAGCTTGAGGTGTGCCGACATGGGCCCCGTGCACAGTATTTGCTTTGACAAATGCGACCGAATCTGTGCTGGAACTGCTTCCGGACGCCTCTTCCTCTGGGACCTGCAG ACAAATCGGTGCCTGATGAACTTCAGTGTAGCCACAAAGCCTGTCATTGCGCTGCATCGAGACAACCAGGATGGGTTGTTGAGTCAGGAGAAGGGCTCCCTAGTGAAACTCTGGAAGCTCACCAATTGCGGCTACGAAGAG GTTCAGCAAATTGAGACTGAAAGTGGCAACTTCTGCCGCATAGACTGCTCAGATGAGAGGGATTTGGTGGTTGTGCCCAAGGGGGATAATCACATGGAGGTGCACAGCCTCCGGGATTTGAGTCCGGTGCTGAAATTACTTCCCGAATGTGAGGAGAATGTTGGTGCCCTGATGTGTTTGAGGATTATAAATCCCAACGCTGGGCATGTGTTGGGTGCTTTTGAATCGGGGCATTTTATTGCATGGGACCTGAGGATGGGTCGTGTGATGTCGGTGGAGAAGCTAAAAGAATCTCCAATGGCCCTTGACTACGATGATCTCACAAATCGTGGCATTTACGCAGGAGCTGCCGATCAAATCGGCGTGTTTGCCTTCCAGAAATCCCAAATGACCCTTCAGGAACGCCCAGAGATACCCCTGAAGACCCCAAGAGTGAGTTGCCTACGAATTCGCCCTGATCGGAAGATTTTCATCTCAGGCCAATGCAGTGGACGTGTCCGGGTGTTCTCATGGAAGAGCCTCAGACCCCTGGCTGTTCTCACGGAGCACAAGAAAACCATCCTCGATGTAGCCTTCTCTCCTGGACCAGTTGATCTCTGGAAGGCACCACTCATGGCTATTGCTGGGGAGGACAGTCAAATTACCCTCTGGGACATTTACAACTGA